The Salmo salar chromosome ssa02, Ssal_v3.1, whole genome shotgun sequence genome segment cgtctgctaaatgacttaaatgtaaatgtaaatgagttggcggatgctttagtccagttctgggaggagatccctcaggagaccatccgccacctcatcaggagcatgcccaggcgttgtagggaggtcatacaggcacgtggtggccacacacactactgagcctcattttgacttgttttaaggacattacatcaaagttggatcagcctgtagtgtggttttccactttaattttgagtgtgactccaaatccagacatccatgggttgataaattggatttccattgattatttttgtgtgattttgttgtcagcacattcaacattgtaaagaaaaaagtatttaataagattatttatttcattcagatctaggatgtgttgtttaagtgttccctttatttttttgagcattaTATATTCCATATGCTGTAAACTATTGTCTTAACAGTTTTACTCAATTCATTCTTATCGACCTAATAATTATGACATActcctcactattgtcattggttgcactaattgcactgtttgtctacaaaACCTGGTTCAATCATTCATGGCATTAGTGTTTTACCCAGTAGATTACTGGGACTGTATTAGTATGGACTGTGCAACTCTGTGTTTTTAGAGCTTACAGTGTTTTCGCTGttggtcagcacctctacactaaATAATTGTCTTTGTGTGTATGCCAGCTAACGCTTTTCATTAGTCATGACAATGCAACAGAGAAACACATAAATCATTTAATTGTAATAATTTAATCAAAGAGGAAAGGCATTCCATAAACCCTGGTAGAAGGATGTGATTCAAAAACAGGCTACACTTCCTACTTCATTTTTAAAGACCTTACAGTATCTTCATTATTTAAAAGTACAGTTGATTCCTGATAAGTGCGCATTGTATAAGTGCAAAAAACTTCATTAGTGCATTGTAGCTCAATCGTCCCATTTCAAATACAGCCTGGATAGATACAGGTTATGGGCATGTTCCGGTTAGCTCTCACATATGACTGTCCAAAGCCATTGAATTTATCAGGAGTTCACTGTACTTCACGTTACTCCATCTTTTGTACATGTTTCTCATTCCCCCCCTTTAGCACCCATCTATACATGTACTTTTctcaaacaggaagtagaggACTGAAAGAACAAGCAGAAAACAGTACAGCAAGGAGCTGACAACACTGCATTCTTGTGGACAATATGGAGCAGTGCAGGCAGAGTGGGCAGCTTTATGCTTCAGTAGGCTACATCCTGGTTATATCTGGTAACATGGAGCAGTGCAGGCAGAGTGGGCAGCTTTATGCTTCAGTAGGCTACATCCTGGTTATATCTGGTAACATGGAGCAGTGCAGGCAGGGCGAGGGGCAGCCTCCTTTTTCAAGTGTTAATGTCATGtccacaagtacagtgaaatgcctttcttgcaagcctcaaacctaacaatgcagtaatcaatatgcATCACTAAAAAAAAGGTTCATGCTTCTGTAGGCTACATACTGGCTATATACGGGTTGGTCAAACTTCTAACACATGGAAATATCAGTGGTTAATGATGAACAACACAGGGTTGACTAAAAATAAGCTGTATTCTCTACGAATTGTGAACTTTACTAAAGGCTTCTAATAAACCCTGATGCACCCTCAGAGAGCCTCCATGCTGTTTACAACCCCACCATGTGCAGGTATGTTTCCTTCATTCAACCATGTTTTCTGGTGATGACCTCAGTCATCATTGGGCTTTGAGTTTCCTGTGGTTGTGGTGGCATGATCCATACTCACGACATCTGGTCTTGTTCGTAGAGTAAAGCCTACAGGGGGTGGGGGGCAGATAGAGAAGTAAATGAATGAGATCACATGTTTGGTTAACTGTCAGAAACCAAACCCCTGATCATCCAGGTCAATAGATCACAGGAGGGCTCAGAATGATGAACAGTTAAATCATCTAATAACGAGTGACTATAGGGCTATATCcccaatggtaccctattctctaaagtgcactacttttgaccagagccatttgggaatagggtgcaatttgggacgtagTCTAGAGTATTTCAGGGTCACTGACGATAGCTGAACTATGTCCCACCCACCTCCTCTGGTAAAGGTAGAGGAGAAACAGAATCTCATCCCTGAAGCAGCCCAGCTGGTGGGATGGGTGTGTGCTGAAGACACAGGTGAAGGCATCGTTGACGAATGTATTGACTGCCTAAAGAGAAGGCACAAGAGTGCTTAATTCTAACTCTGAATGCACCCCCaatgaaaccctattccctacatagtgcactacttttgaccagggcccataggatgcACTATggaatagagggccatttgggatgcatatacagtgtcaacgtgAAGAAGAACAGACAACTTGATGACACTTTAGATGGACTTTAGTTAAGCAACTGCTTATCGCTCCAACAACAATTAATTATACTATAAAACAGTTACTGTTGCTACTCACTTTATACATCAATACGTTCCATTGCAAATGGCCCACGGACTTCAACTGAAGAAGAACAAGAAAAGAAAGTGAAGATTTGTGCCAAAATAGAACATTTTACTCAGGGCCCATTATGCTTTAAATTAGGACAAAGTAGGACAAACCTTGAAGTTAATGAACAGCTGAGGAGCCATAGAGAGGAATCCAAAAGCATAAATCCCTGCAGGGGGAAGCCCAGTTTCAGTTGGAATTATTGATATTACCCACTAATACAagttgtaggatcttaatttgaccttttGTCAAAGCAAAATAACTCTGCGGCAACATGATTTGAACATTTAGTCCATGTTGCTTGACTGGTGGTTaagctattagctggccaaaagtaggctatATGTAAAGTGCAATAAcgttagtgtgggttttcagtaaATCACAAAGCTTATCTGCATTTGGCAGTGCAGGAAAATTCTATGCAacaaaagtgatcaaattaagatcctacatctgtagtggctaataaaaaaaaaacatattggcCATGATGAAGTAGCCTTGTGAAACCAGCCTGATCTCTCGGTAAGTCACATTCTGTTTCACTTCACAGTACAACAAATAGTGAGTGCAGCGTTCAGTCTGCTTGACCAGGCTAGTGTTAAAGATCTATATAAAATATTGTATTTGTGTGATCAATTGATATTAAATTCAAAACATAACCCCCAAGGAGGCTTGATAGAGTATGTGTAAACTTACCACTGACAAGGCTGTTGATTAACCATGAATAGTAGCTGTCAAAATAAAATCTGAATATTAGATACGTTGATGATCAATGTCCTCATCAAacctatttatttatattttaaataCAATTCAACTCCAGACTTGTCTTACTTTTTATACCTCAGGTACACCAGAGAGAAGATGGCTCCACTAATAGACAGAGGGTACACTAAATAAGACAGGCATTTCATTGCCTAGAAAATGGAGAACTGCATTAGAAAATACTTGTCTGCTTGATTTATGGTATTAGTGTTAAGAGGAACCAAACATACCACTAATTCAGCACTTACCTGTGTGTCATGTTGTATAGTCTTTCTCTCTGATTCATCAAATTTACCAACCTGAAGACAACCAGTTTCAAGGAATAATCCTGAATTTACACTACTGTTGGTTTTTAACgctaaaatatacattttttccGATAACAGATTCTTAATTAAAATCAACATGTACTCATTGGCCCTCCATGCACACAACATGAATAAACCACTAGGAATaaacaatatatacacacattttttAATACTTACATGAACTATGGACCTAGAGGTTCTCCACTGTAGCTGTATTTTGGAAACCTTTTTGACCTTCCATACCTACAGGtatgtagagagggagaagaaggaaTTCATGAGATCTGGTATGGTAACACTGAACCTTCTGCCATCCGCAGCTATGCTTGGCAAAAAGCATTGATTATTTGTATTGATATTCTAAATCCTTTCCAAACTGCTGACTCATGGCAGATACCTCAATTGTGGTTCCTATTCCAACAGGAATAAGACCTAGCAAGCTGCTTcgttcctccagcattttcaggAGAATCACTATGGTGCTAAAGCATCTCCACAGCACTGGAACAGAACAGCATAGAGAAACAGATAGAGCTGGGTTAGTGCTGAGGTAGATGGGAGTAGATCAGTAGATTCGTGTGCTGCTGGAGGTAGTGTTTGTGGGCAGATGGTGGGATTATCCAGAGGCCTGCCTTGGATAACTATCTGTAGTAATTATACCCAAATCTGCACAAACACCACATATCTgtcccaaatggtatcctattccctatgtagtgcactaccatggtcaaaagtaatgcactatagagggaatagggtgccatttggaacgcatttCAAGCCTGACACCTCATCTTCCCTAACTCAGTTAGGAAATTGGCATGAAAACTTGGATGCATAAATAAGAAAATGAAATGCATTATTATAAAGATGTATTTTACTCCGCCCTCACTCGTACCTGTTTTGCGAGACATGCCCACCATGtttttcttcttcctccaaaaGCTTATGTCATTTTTAAACGCCAGGAATTCAAATATGAACTGAAACATTAGACAAAGAAAACTGTAGATGGCTGACATGATTTGAAATGATCTTTGTGATAGAATTAATGAATTCTAATAGAAAATCACTTACATGGAATGCAGTCACCAGGGTAGTCAATGCTAACAGGTACAAGTTGTTGTCCACAAGAACACCTTTGATTTCATCTATATTCACCTCAGTGAACCCTGTAATAAATGAAGCAAAAAAGTTATTTTACAAGAAGTTGACAAACGTATGTTATCTCTGTAGTTTAAAAGGAGGGCTAAAGTTTAGGACTAAAGTAATAAACTAACCAAAACGTTTCAGTGAAAACATTACATCCTGCATGTGGATCCAGAGACGGAATTGCCTCAGCGATAGGCCTTCGTAGGATATTGTAAGAGGTAGTTTGGTTGTGGAGCCGTTAATCTCCTACAAACACATGTTGTAAAAACAAGTATCCTCCAAGCCCTCTTTGTGAGGTATGTTTTAATGTTCTTGAAATTAGTGTTTATAACTGTAATATAATTTACAAGAAGAGTAACATCTCACCATCATGTCCTTTACCCTGACGCTGAGTTCATCAATGTGTAAAAGTGGGAGATATACCATCCTGTTTTCATCCTGAAATCTAAAACACGAGACAAAATATCtgaaatacagaacatcaatatttCTCACCATCTCTGTAGCTAGCTCTGCATAATGTGAGTGATGCTGTGCTATATAAGTGTATTTTAGGCCTTATAGCACACACCCACTCCCAaaataaacacactcacacaatacAACATTTTTATATGAGACTTACACTCTCATGTAGCGCCGGACATCACTTGGCAAGGCCCCTCTGTTGAAGGTGAAGTCCTCTGACATCATGTTTAGGGTTAGACGGGACCTCCAGTGAGAGATGGGTCTGTCTACTTCTCGAGGAGCAGTGGCAGCATGTTTCTGAGAAAACGCAAGACCAGGAGAAGCCATGAAAGAGATGATCAAATGGGTCAACCAAACAGAGGAGTTAAAGATGATCTTTTGCCAGTCCAGAATGAAACAGAGAAATTGTTTAGTTGTCTTACTTTGAGGACCTCTTTAGCAGAGCTGAGATTTCCTCTGGACATCATGTAGGTGCTGAGCTGGGCAACATGATGGACCTGCCGGTTATCTTGCAAGGGAGACACTCCAAACTTGTGTACATAAACCAATGTGTGCAGAGTCCCGTTGTTACGTGTTGCCAACGGCAGGGATACATTCACCACCCTTTAAATCAAGAAAAGCAATGGTGACAGGTGAGAGATATAGGCttctgtcccaaatgacaccatagtgtctatatagtgcactactttagatcagggactatagggaatacagtgccatttgggatgcagcccataACCTTATCTTTATACTGGACTAAAAGTGACATGCTATTTTTACGCCACATGACTGCAGATTTAAATGGGACTTCGGCCTACCTTTCAAATTTAGAATGTATGTCAAAGTCATCTATCTTGATGATGAGGTTGAGTTCACTGTGGTCAGGCCTCAAACTGGAGAAAATGCTGAGCTGTTAAAATAAATGAGACTTCGCAATGATTCAATTCAATTTATCTTTatgggctctgaaagacacttcTTGTGCACCATGGTCACTAATTAAATTGTGATGCATGAATTATCTGACCAAATACAATAGCTAAAGATGATTAATTGTATTAAAAACCTACCCTAAATCTAGGGTTTCACTGCAGTATGTGTAAGATCAAGGCCACTATTTACCTGGAGACGGGGTCTTTCTGCAAGGTAGGAAGAAATGCAGTCTCCTTTACCTCTCTCACAAGGCTTGGTGTATACAAAGCCATAAATCACCCAGCAGGTGTGTGACATATACACGACGAACACCCCTAGTAATATTTTTGTCAGATAAGTCCTTTTGAATAGGTCCTTCGAACTCGTCGGCTTTGAATAGCACGAAGGGAACATACTGGTatgaaatgtaaaaataaaaaacgacCAAAACGAATGATGGACATTGACAGCTAAAGCTAGGAGTATAGGACCACAAAAGTGCGTCAATGATATCATCAGAAAATATACAATTTGTCAAATCAGACGCATCACGCCGCTCGGCATCTTGTAAGCCAGAACTGTATCCAGGCGGCACGCGAAGACGCCTACGGttcggtggtggtggtgttgacgCGGATAACGCCTCCCCGTTCCGCGTCAGGTGAAATACAGGGTGACGATTGGGTGCCACAGTGGTAACCACAAGGTGAAAACACAACCCTCAATGTAATGTATCTTTTGAGCATAGGGAAATTACATTTCGTGGATAAATTGGAAAATATCGAGGGTGTTTTGTTTCTTCCCGAACATATACGGAAGTCTCAAGTAAAGTTTTCTTTCGTTGAACAACGTCATTGGTTGAAACTGATTCATCCTCTCGAGTTCAGGGTCATGCACGAGCACGTGTTACTGTAACACCAAAACACCCCGATGCCTGCTGGTTGTAGTTGCTCAGAGCTAGCTGTCCCTGTGTTACGGAGGAATAACGTATCTTGGATTTAGCTATACCAGCTGCAAGCCTATTGTTATTTGCTATTTTAATCACATATGGCACATTTTTGCGACTGTG includes the following:
- the LOC106606059 gene encoding cleft lip and palate transmembrane protein 1-like protein isoform X2 produces the protein MISLTHFCGPILLALAVNVHHSFWSFFIFTFHTSMFPSCYSKPTSSKDLFKRTYLTKILLGVFVVYMSHTCWVIYGFVYTKPCERGKGDCISSYLAERPRLQLSIFSSLRPDHSELNLIIKIDDFDIHSKFERVVNVSLPLATRNNGTLHTLVYVHKFGVSPLQDNRQVHHVAQLSTYMMSRGNLSSAKEVLKKHAATAPREVDRPISHWRSRLTLNMMSEDFTFNRGALPSDVRRYMRVFQDENRMVYLPLLHIDELSVRVKDMMEINGSTTKLPLTISYEGLSLRQFRLWIHMQDVMFSLKRFGFTEVNIDEIKGVLVDNNLYLLALTTLVTAFHFIFEFLAFKNDISFWRKKKNMVGMSRKTVLWRCFSTIVILLKMLEERSSLLGLIPVGIGTTIEVWKVKKVSKIQLQWRTSRSIVHVGKFDESERKTIQHDTQAMKCLSYLVYPLSISGAIFSLVYLRYKNYYSWLINSLVSGIYAFGFLSMAPQLFINFKLKSVGHLQWNVLMYKALLYEQDQMS
- the LOC106606059 gene encoding cleft lip and palate transmembrane protein 1-like protein isoform X1; the protein is MISLTHFCGPILLALAVNVHHSFWSFFIFTFHTSMFPSCYSKPTSSKDLFKRTYLTKILLGVFVVYMSHTCWVIYGFVYTKPCERGKGDCISSYLAERPRLQLSIFSSLRPDHSELNLIIKIDDFDIHSKFERVVNVSLPLATRNNGTLHTLVYVHKFGVSPLQDNRQVHHVAQLSTYMMSRGNLSSAKEVLKKHAATAPREVDRPISHWRSRLTLNMMSEDFTFNRGALPSDVRRYMRVFQDENRMVYLPLLHIDELSVRVKDMMEINGSTTKLPLTISYEGLSLRQFRLWIHMQDVMFSLKRFGFTEVNIDEIKGVLVDNNLYLLALTTLVTAFHFIFEFLAFKNDISFWRKKKNMVGMSRKTVLWRCFSTIVILLKMLEERSSLLGLIPVGIGTTIEVWKVKKVSKIQLQWRTSRSIVHVGKFDESERKTIQHDTQAMKCLSYLVYPLSISGAIFSLVYLRYKNYYSWLINSLVSGIYAFGFLSMAPQLFINFKLKSVGHLQWNVLMYKAVNTFVNDAFTCVFSTHPSHQLGCFRDEILFLLYLYQRRLYSTNKTRCREYGSCHHNHRKLKAQ
- the LOC106606059 gene encoding cleft lip and palate transmembrane protein 1-like protein isoform X3, with the protein product MALYTPSLVREVKETAFLPTLQKDPVSRVVNVSLPLATRNNGTLHTLVYVHKFGVSPLQDNRQVHHVAQLSTYMMSRGNLSSAKEVLKKHAATAPREVDRPISHWRSRLTLNMMSEDFTFNRGALPSDVRRYMRVFQDENRMVYLPLLHIDELSVRVKDMMEINGSTTKLPLTISYEGLSLRQFRLWIHMQDVMFSLKRFGFTEVNIDEIKGVLVDNNLYLLALTTLVTAFHFIFEFLAFKNDISFWRKKKNMVGMSRKTVLWRCFSTIVILLKMLEERSSLLGLIPVGIGTTIEVWKVKKVSKIQLQWRTSRSIVHVGKFDESERKTIQHDTQAMKCLSYLVYPLSISGAIFSLVYLRYKNYYSWLINSLVSGIYAFGFLSMAPQLFINFKLKSVGHLQWNVLMYKAVNTFVNDAFTCVFSTHPSHQLGCFRDEILFLLYLYQRRLYSTNKTRCREYGSCHHNHRKLKAQ